Part of the Oceanispirochaeta sp. genome, TGTAATCCGTGTCCGACCAGCTCTGGAAAAACTGATACAGATTCATCTCGGATTCAAAGCGGAACAGTTTTTCAAGAATAAGGGATGATGTTTTATTTGTCCTGGGAGTAAATTCAAAATTCCGGACTCTGGACCTAATGGTCTGAATAATGCTCCCCTTCCGATCAGTGATCAGAATAAAAGTGACATGAGGAGGCGGTTCTTCTAAAATCTTTAAAAGGGAGTTCGCTGCCGAATCCAGAAGACTGTCTGCTTTTTCGATGATGACAATCTTTGCTTTTCCTGAACTGGTTCTATGGGCCCATTTACTGATATTTCTGATTTGATCTATGGGGGTCGTAGAAGGAACCGCGGGAGTCAAGTTTCTGATGATGTTGATCAAATTATCCAGGTATTTTTTTAAGGCTTTTTCTTCCATCAAAGGCTTATCTGGATCCAGATATTCAAGAGCCTCCGTTACAGATGAAAGAGCTCCATTGTACTTGCTTAGCTTTTTCTCCTGACCTTCCCACAGAATCGGTTCAAATCTTTTCAGCAGTTTTCGGACATTTCTTATAAACATATAGATGGAAAAAACAGCCCGGGTTCTGTTCAGGAGTTCTGCTGAAGCCTTAATCTCTTCCACGAAATAACGACTTCCCAGCAGCAGGAGGTCGGGATTGATCAGCACTCGATGATCTCTACAGGACCGGCAATTGCAGTCCCAGGGGGCATTTTCATTGATGCAGGATATGCTTCGTGCCAATTCCAGGGCACAGGTCATCTTACCGCTGAACTCTTCCCCACTGAACATGAGGGAATGAGGCAGATTTTTTTGCAGAATTCCTGAGGAGATTTGTTTTTTAATTGTTTCCTGGCCTATGAGATTTTCAAACAATCAGCTTCTCCCGGATGAAATATTTTTCATGATTTCGGCAGCTGGTTTATCTAAAGCTGGTAGAAACCTTTCAAGATAGGGCATTAATGCCGATTTTCCACTCAAACCATTCAAATTCATGATGTTTTGGAAATCTATCAGGTACACAATAAGAAAACATAAGAGAATACCTTCCAGAACTCCGAAGAAAAACCCTAAAAGTCTGTCGGTACTCTCAATGGGAGATTCATTGATAAGGGAGACAATTGCCCTCTGAAGGAGTTTAAACAGAATATATGATGCCAGAAAAATACAGATAAAGGCAATGAATGTAGCCG contains:
- a CDS encoding CvpA family protein, which translates into the protein MDLGILDFIFLAVITISSLRGAFRGMIQELISLAALFISLLLAAVFYPDGTKWIQSRSSLNDAATFIAFICIFLASYILFKLLQRAIVSLINESPIESTDRLLGFFFGVLEGILLCFLIVYLIDFQNIMNLNGLSGKSALMPYLERFLPALDKPAAEIMKNISSGRS